The following are from one region of the Salvia splendens isolate huo1 chromosome 2, SspV2, whole genome shotgun sequence genome:
- the LOC121792310 gene encoding protein SEMI-ROLLED LEAF 2-like isoform X2 has product MGVISRKIFPACESMCVCCPALRSRSRQPVKRYKKLLSEIFPKSPDGHSNDRKIAKLCEYASKNPLRIPKIAKYLEERCCKELRSGNVKLVSIVADIYNKLLCICKEQMVYFAVNLLNVVFELLDDSKQDTVLVIGCDTLTTFIYGQVDGTYTHNIENFVDKVCILAHKTGGEHEKSGLRASSLRCLSAMMWFMAEFSLIFADFEKIVHATLDNYEMNSQNEEAEERNEAHHNWVDEVARSEGRGTTVGGGEFSPSHMIIRIRPEKKDPAALTREEVQTPQVWAQICVQRMVDLAKESTTMRRVLEPMFIYFDMRRHWVPQHGLAPAVLSDMSSFVENPGHQQLILAGVVRHLDHKNVAHDPEMKCHIIQTASCLARQVRAESVISDMGFVSYLFRHLRKSFQATAEPVGEQELNVNTALQTSIETCLLETVRGIVDVRPLFDMMAVTLEKLSPVKAVARAALASLTILAHVISLASVSFRSQQVFPEALFVQLLKVMLHPDVEISIGGHQIFCVLLIPSFAHARSDFTNHPRRWHSKSMSTFSSIAFLLEKLRLEINGTKIKHGGEKGDHQQLNKVEEEWKDGRSHKNSPNIHLISSLLDKAGGPTSLTETYFLQCNEDQVVQLLSALWIQVNLPDNLPANIEAIAHSFCLALISSRLKNSNDNLVLRFFQLPMSIRKISLDANNVSLSPAYQRSLFVSSTAMVIFAAKLYHVADANNLLNLLFESDVDPYLGISDDFQVYVKPQHEVKDYGSAFDNEAALSSLTELRDKAYEADKKLFSILVESLSTITKFEPEEVAEQLSEGFVPDEAFMFGSQLMLDMDHIQRAAHSKGSQSFDGDFSANSILEDDAMSVSSVADISRFIPNVPPSASPSMSHIVSIGQLLESALEVAGQVAGTSVSTSPLPYSAMTNQCETFGTEPRKKLSNWLTYDNQCPKASCSAQTAFEKIMSEESVPAANNTWLALRLPPSSPFDNFLRAARG; this is encoded by the exons ATGGGTGTAATTTCCCGAAAGATCTTCCCGGCATGCGAGAGCATGTGTGTTTGTTGCCCTGCTTTGAGATCTCGGTCTCGCCAGCCTGTCAAGCGTTACAAGAAATTGCTGTCGGAGATATTTCCCAAGTCTCCT GATGGTCATTCAAATGATAGAAAGATTGCGAAGCTATGTGAATATGCTTCTAAAAATCCTTTACGGATACCGAAG ATTGCTAAATATCTGGAAGAAAGATGTTGCAAAGAACTCCGTAGCGGTAATGTCAAACTTGTCAGTATTGTGGCGGATATATACAACAAATTGCTTTGCATCTGCAAGGAGCAAAT GGTCTATTTCGCTGTTAATTTGTTGAATGTAGTTTTTGAACTGCTGGATGACTCTAAGCAAGACACCGTGTTGGTGATTGGATGTGATACACTGACTACTTTTATTTATGGCCAG GTCGATGGAACTTATACACACAATATTGAGAACTTCGTTGACAAAGTTTGCATACTGGCACATAAGACAGGCGGTGAGCATGAAAAGAGTGGTTTAAGAGCGTCAAGCTTGCGGTGTCTTTCGGCAATG ATGTGGTTCATGGCGGAGTTCTCACTCATATTTGCTGATTTTGAAAAG ATTGTGCATGCTACTCTGGATAACTATGAGATGAATTCACAAAATGAAGAAGCTGAAGAAAGAAATGAGGCACATCACAATTGGGTGGATGAGGTAGCGAGAAGTGAGGGAAGAGGTACAACTGTTGGAGGTGGCGAGTTTAGCCCTAGCCACATGATCATAAGAATCAGGCCAGAAAAGAAAGATCCTGCTGCTCTAACAAG AGAGGAGGTTCAGACACCACAAGTATGGGCTCAAATATGCGTTCAAAGGATGGTTGACCTGGCAAAGGAGAGTACTACAATGCGAAGAGTATTGGAACcaatgtttatttattttgacatGAGAAGACACTGGGTTCCTCAGCATGGCCTGGCTCCTGCTGTTCTTTCTGATATGTCATCCTTCGTGGAAAATCCAG GACATCAGCAATTAATTTTAGCAGGTGTTGTTCGGCATTTGGACCACAAGAATGTTGCGCATGATCCTGAGATGAAATGTCACATCATCCAGACGGCTAGCTGTTTGGCCCGCCAAGTGAGGGCAGAAAGCGTGATTTCTGATATGGGGTTTGTTAGTTACCTCTTCAGACACCTACGCAAAAGCTTTCAAGCAACGGCTGAACCAGTTGGAGAGCAAGAGCTGAATGTGAATACTGCATTGCAGACTTCTATTGAAACTTGTCTGTTGGAGACTGTGAGAGGG ATTGTTGATGTCCGGCCACTGTTTGATATGATGGCAGTTACACTGGAGAAGCTTTCTCCGGTAAAAGCTGTTGCTAGGGCAGCCCTTGCCTCCCTCACTATTCTTGCTCATGTCATCTCACTGGCATCTGTATCATTCCGCTCTCAGCAG GTTTTCCCTGAGGCTCTTTTTGTTCAACTCTTGAAAGTGATGTTACATCCCGATGTCGAAATAAGCATTGGAGGACATCAGATATTCTGTGTTCTTCTAATTCCAAGTTTTGCTCATGCAAGAAGTGACTTTACTAACCACCCAAGAAGGTGGCATTCCAAAAGCATGTCTACATTTTCCTCAATTGCATTTCTGCTCGAAAAGCTTCGGTTGGAAATAAATGGAACCAAAATCAAGCATGGAGGTGAGAAAGGCGATCATCAGCAGCTCAATaaagttgaagaagaatggAAGGATGGGAGATCACACAAGAACTCTCCTAATATTCATTTAATTAGCTCCCTATTGGACAAGGCCGGTGGACCTACTAGCTTGACTGAGACT TATTTTCTGCAATGCAACGAGGACCAAGTAGTGCAGTTGCTGTCTGCTTTATGGATACAAGTCAATCTCCCTGACAATCTACCAGCTAATATTGAAGCTATTGCACATTCATTCTGTTTAGCACTTATCTCATCACGACTTAAG AACTCCAACGATAACCTTGTTCTCAGATTCTTTCAGCTTCCCATGTCAATTAGAAAGATCTCCTTAGATGCCAATAATg TGTCCTTGTCACCCGCATACCAAAGATCCCTTTTTGTATCATCAACTGCCATGGTGATTTTTGCTGCGAAGCTATACCATGTAGCTGATGCCAACAATTTGCTTAACTTGCTATTCGAATCTGAT GTCGATCCATATCTTGGCATCAGTGATGACTTTCAAGTCTACGTAAAGCCTCAGCATGAAGTGAAAGATTATGGCTCTGCTTTCGATAATGAAGCAGCCTTATCATCTCTGACGGAGCTGCGGGATAAGGCTTATGAAGCTGACAAAAAATTGTTTTCCATACTGGTTGAGAGTTTATCTACCATTACCAAG TTTGAGCCTGAAGAAGTCGCAGAGCAGCTCTCAGAAGGATTTGTGCCCGATGAAGCTTTCATGTTTGGTTCGCAATTAATGCTCGACATGGATCATATCCAAAGGGCTGCACACTCCAAGGGATCACAATCGTTTGATGGG GACTTCTCTGCAAATTCAATTCTCGAAGATGATGCTATGAGCGTATCATCAGTTGCTGACATATCTCGATTCATCCCCAATGTCCCTCCATCCGCCTCTCCGTCAATGTCCCATATTGTCAGCATTGGCCAGCTGCTAGAATCG GCTCTCGAGGTAGCTGGCCAGGTAGCAGGAACATCAGTCTCCACATCGCCCCTTCCGTATAGTGCCATGACAAATCAGTGCGAAACCTTTGGTACAGAGCCGAGGAAGAAGCTGTCTAATTGGTTAACCTATGACAACCAGTGCCCGAAAGCCTCCTGTAGCGCACAGACTGCATTTGAGAAG ATAATGAGCGAAGAGAGCGTTCCAGCTGCAAACAACACATGGTTAGCTCTGAGGCTTCCGCCTTCCAGCCCCTTCGACAACTTCCTCAGAGCAGCTCGCGGTTAG
- the LOC121792310 gene encoding protein SEMI-ROLLED LEAF 2-like isoform X1, whose protein sequence is MGVISRKIFPACESMCVCCPALRSRSRQPVKRYKKLLSEIFPKSPDGHSNDRKIAKLCEYASKNPLRIPKIAKYLEERCCKELRSGNVKLVSIVADIYNKLLCICKEQMVYFAVNLLNVVFELLDDSKQDTVLVIGCDTLTTFIYGQVDGTYTHNIENFVDKVCILAHKTGGEHEKSGLRASSLRCLSAMMWFMAEFSLIFADFEKIVHATLDNYEMNSQNEEAEERNEAHHNWVDEVARSEGRGTTVGGGEFSPSHMIIRIRPEKKDPAALTREEVQTPQVWAQICVQRMVDLAKESTTMRRVLEPMFIYFDMRRHWVPQHGLAPAVLSDMSSFVENPGHQQLILAGVVRHLDHKNVAHDPEMKCHIIQTASCLARQVRAESVISDMGFVSYLFRHLRKSFQATAEPVGEQELNVNTALQTSIETCLLETVRGIVDVRPLFDMMAVTLEKLSPVKAVARAALASLTILAHVISLASVSFRSQQVFPEALFVQLLKVMLHPDVEISIGGHQIFCVLLIPSFAHARSDFTNHPRRWHSKSMSTFSSIAFLLEKLRLEINGTKIKHGGEKGDHQQLNKVEEEWKDGRSHKNSPNIHLISSLLDKAGGPTSLTETEQYFLQCNEDQVVQLLSALWIQVNLPDNLPANIEAIAHSFCLALISSRLKNSNDNLVLRFFQLPMSIRKISLDANNVSLSPAYQRSLFVSSTAMVIFAAKLYHVADANNLLNLLFESDVDPYLGISDDFQVYVKPQHEVKDYGSAFDNEAALSSLTELRDKAYEADKKLFSILVESLSTITKFEPEEVAEQLSEGFVPDEAFMFGSQLMLDMDHIQRAAHSKGSQSFDGDFSANSILEDDAMSVSSVADISRFIPNVPPSASPSMSHIVSIGQLLESALEVAGQVAGTSVSTSPLPYSAMTNQCETFGTEPRKKLSNWLTYDNQCPKASCSAQTAFEKIMSEESVPAANNTWLALRLPPSSPFDNFLRAARG, encoded by the exons ATGGGTGTAATTTCCCGAAAGATCTTCCCGGCATGCGAGAGCATGTGTGTTTGTTGCCCTGCTTTGAGATCTCGGTCTCGCCAGCCTGTCAAGCGTTACAAGAAATTGCTGTCGGAGATATTTCCCAAGTCTCCT GATGGTCATTCAAATGATAGAAAGATTGCGAAGCTATGTGAATATGCTTCTAAAAATCCTTTACGGATACCGAAG ATTGCTAAATATCTGGAAGAAAGATGTTGCAAAGAACTCCGTAGCGGTAATGTCAAACTTGTCAGTATTGTGGCGGATATATACAACAAATTGCTTTGCATCTGCAAGGAGCAAAT GGTCTATTTCGCTGTTAATTTGTTGAATGTAGTTTTTGAACTGCTGGATGACTCTAAGCAAGACACCGTGTTGGTGATTGGATGTGATACACTGACTACTTTTATTTATGGCCAG GTCGATGGAACTTATACACACAATATTGAGAACTTCGTTGACAAAGTTTGCATACTGGCACATAAGACAGGCGGTGAGCATGAAAAGAGTGGTTTAAGAGCGTCAAGCTTGCGGTGTCTTTCGGCAATG ATGTGGTTCATGGCGGAGTTCTCACTCATATTTGCTGATTTTGAAAAG ATTGTGCATGCTACTCTGGATAACTATGAGATGAATTCACAAAATGAAGAAGCTGAAGAAAGAAATGAGGCACATCACAATTGGGTGGATGAGGTAGCGAGAAGTGAGGGAAGAGGTACAACTGTTGGAGGTGGCGAGTTTAGCCCTAGCCACATGATCATAAGAATCAGGCCAGAAAAGAAAGATCCTGCTGCTCTAACAAG AGAGGAGGTTCAGACACCACAAGTATGGGCTCAAATATGCGTTCAAAGGATGGTTGACCTGGCAAAGGAGAGTACTACAATGCGAAGAGTATTGGAACcaatgtttatttattttgacatGAGAAGACACTGGGTTCCTCAGCATGGCCTGGCTCCTGCTGTTCTTTCTGATATGTCATCCTTCGTGGAAAATCCAG GACATCAGCAATTAATTTTAGCAGGTGTTGTTCGGCATTTGGACCACAAGAATGTTGCGCATGATCCTGAGATGAAATGTCACATCATCCAGACGGCTAGCTGTTTGGCCCGCCAAGTGAGGGCAGAAAGCGTGATTTCTGATATGGGGTTTGTTAGTTACCTCTTCAGACACCTACGCAAAAGCTTTCAAGCAACGGCTGAACCAGTTGGAGAGCAAGAGCTGAATGTGAATACTGCATTGCAGACTTCTATTGAAACTTGTCTGTTGGAGACTGTGAGAGGG ATTGTTGATGTCCGGCCACTGTTTGATATGATGGCAGTTACACTGGAGAAGCTTTCTCCGGTAAAAGCTGTTGCTAGGGCAGCCCTTGCCTCCCTCACTATTCTTGCTCATGTCATCTCACTGGCATCTGTATCATTCCGCTCTCAGCAG GTTTTCCCTGAGGCTCTTTTTGTTCAACTCTTGAAAGTGATGTTACATCCCGATGTCGAAATAAGCATTGGAGGACATCAGATATTCTGTGTTCTTCTAATTCCAAGTTTTGCTCATGCAAGAAGTGACTTTACTAACCACCCAAGAAGGTGGCATTCCAAAAGCATGTCTACATTTTCCTCAATTGCATTTCTGCTCGAAAAGCTTCGGTTGGAAATAAATGGAACCAAAATCAAGCATGGAGGTGAGAAAGGCGATCATCAGCAGCTCAATaaagttgaagaagaatggAAGGATGGGAGATCACACAAGAACTCTCCTAATATTCATTTAATTAGCTCCCTATTGGACAAGGCCGGTGGACCTACTAGCTTGACTGAGACT GAACAGTATTTTCTGCAATGCAACGAGGACCAAGTAGTGCAGTTGCTGTCTGCTTTATGGATACAAGTCAATCTCCCTGACAATCTACCAGCTAATATTGAAGCTATTGCACATTCATTCTGTTTAGCACTTATCTCATCACGACTTAAG AACTCCAACGATAACCTTGTTCTCAGATTCTTTCAGCTTCCCATGTCAATTAGAAAGATCTCCTTAGATGCCAATAATg TGTCCTTGTCACCCGCATACCAAAGATCCCTTTTTGTATCATCAACTGCCATGGTGATTTTTGCTGCGAAGCTATACCATGTAGCTGATGCCAACAATTTGCTTAACTTGCTATTCGAATCTGAT GTCGATCCATATCTTGGCATCAGTGATGACTTTCAAGTCTACGTAAAGCCTCAGCATGAAGTGAAAGATTATGGCTCTGCTTTCGATAATGAAGCAGCCTTATCATCTCTGACGGAGCTGCGGGATAAGGCTTATGAAGCTGACAAAAAATTGTTTTCCATACTGGTTGAGAGTTTATCTACCATTACCAAG TTTGAGCCTGAAGAAGTCGCAGAGCAGCTCTCAGAAGGATTTGTGCCCGATGAAGCTTTCATGTTTGGTTCGCAATTAATGCTCGACATGGATCATATCCAAAGGGCTGCACACTCCAAGGGATCACAATCGTTTGATGGG GACTTCTCTGCAAATTCAATTCTCGAAGATGATGCTATGAGCGTATCATCAGTTGCTGACATATCTCGATTCATCCCCAATGTCCCTCCATCCGCCTCTCCGTCAATGTCCCATATTGTCAGCATTGGCCAGCTGCTAGAATCG GCTCTCGAGGTAGCTGGCCAGGTAGCAGGAACATCAGTCTCCACATCGCCCCTTCCGTATAGTGCCATGACAAATCAGTGCGAAACCTTTGGTACAGAGCCGAGGAAGAAGCTGTCTAATTGGTTAACCTATGACAACCAGTGCCCGAAAGCCTCCTGTAGCGCACAGACTGCATTTGAGAAG ATAATGAGCGAAGAGAGCGTTCCAGCTGCAAACAACACATGGTTAGCTCTGAGGCTTCCGCCTTCCAGCCCCTTCGACAACTTCCTCAGAGCAGCTCGCGGTTAG
- the LOC121792310 gene encoding protein SEMI-ROLLED LEAF 2-like isoform X3 — MGVISRKIFPACESMCVCCPALRSRSRQPVKRYKKLLSEIFPKSPDGHSNDRKIAKLCEYASKNPLRIPKIAKYLEERCCKELRSGNVKLVSIVADIYNKLLCICKEQMVYFAVNLLNVVFELLDDSKQDTVLVIGCDTLTTFIYGQVDGTYTHNIENFVDKVCILAHKTGGEHEKSGLRASSLRCLSAMMWFMAEFSLIFADFEKIVHATLDNYEMNSQNEEAEERNEAHHNWVDEVARSEGRGTTVGGGEFSPSHMIIRIRPEKKDPAALTREEVQTPQVWAQICVQRMVDLAKESTTMRRVLEPMFIYFDMRRHWVPQHGLAPAVLSDMSSFVENPGHQQLILAGVVRHLDHKNVAHDPEMKCHIIQTASCLARQVRAESVISDMGFVSYLFRHLRKSFQATAEPVGEQELNVNTALQTSIETCLLETVRGIVDVRPLFDMMAVTLEKLSPVKAVARAALASLTILAHVISLASVSFRSQQVFPEALFVQLLKVMLHPDVEISIGGHQIFCVLLIPSFAHARSDFTNHPRRWHSKSMSTFSSIAFLLEKLRLEINGTKIKHGGEKGDHQQLNKVEEEWKDGRSHKNSPNIHLISSLLDKAGGPTSLTETEQYFLQCNEDQVVQLLSALWIQVNLPDNLPANIEAIAHSFCLALISSRLKNSNDNLVLRFFQLPMSIRKISLDANNVSLSPAYQRSLFVSSTAMVIFAAKLYHVADANNLLNLLFESDVDPYLGISDDFQVYVKPQHEVKDYGSAFDNEAALSSLTELRDKAYEADKKLFSILVESLSTITKFEPEEVAEQLSEGFVPDEAFMFGSQLMLDMDHIQRAAHSKGSQSFDGVRSV; from the exons ATGGGTGTAATTTCCCGAAAGATCTTCCCGGCATGCGAGAGCATGTGTGTTTGTTGCCCTGCTTTGAGATCTCGGTCTCGCCAGCCTGTCAAGCGTTACAAGAAATTGCTGTCGGAGATATTTCCCAAGTCTCCT GATGGTCATTCAAATGATAGAAAGATTGCGAAGCTATGTGAATATGCTTCTAAAAATCCTTTACGGATACCGAAG ATTGCTAAATATCTGGAAGAAAGATGTTGCAAAGAACTCCGTAGCGGTAATGTCAAACTTGTCAGTATTGTGGCGGATATATACAACAAATTGCTTTGCATCTGCAAGGAGCAAAT GGTCTATTTCGCTGTTAATTTGTTGAATGTAGTTTTTGAACTGCTGGATGACTCTAAGCAAGACACCGTGTTGGTGATTGGATGTGATACACTGACTACTTTTATTTATGGCCAG GTCGATGGAACTTATACACACAATATTGAGAACTTCGTTGACAAAGTTTGCATACTGGCACATAAGACAGGCGGTGAGCATGAAAAGAGTGGTTTAAGAGCGTCAAGCTTGCGGTGTCTTTCGGCAATG ATGTGGTTCATGGCGGAGTTCTCACTCATATTTGCTGATTTTGAAAAG ATTGTGCATGCTACTCTGGATAACTATGAGATGAATTCACAAAATGAAGAAGCTGAAGAAAGAAATGAGGCACATCACAATTGGGTGGATGAGGTAGCGAGAAGTGAGGGAAGAGGTACAACTGTTGGAGGTGGCGAGTTTAGCCCTAGCCACATGATCATAAGAATCAGGCCAGAAAAGAAAGATCCTGCTGCTCTAACAAG AGAGGAGGTTCAGACACCACAAGTATGGGCTCAAATATGCGTTCAAAGGATGGTTGACCTGGCAAAGGAGAGTACTACAATGCGAAGAGTATTGGAACcaatgtttatttattttgacatGAGAAGACACTGGGTTCCTCAGCATGGCCTGGCTCCTGCTGTTCTTTCTGATATGTCATCCTTCGTGGAAAATCCAG GACATCAGCAATTAATTTTAGCAGGTGTTGTTCGGCATTTGGACCACAAGAATGTTGCGCATGATCCTGAGATGAAATGTCACATCATCCAGACGGCTAGCTGTTTGGCCCGCCAAGTGAGGGCAGAAAGCGTGATTTCTGATATGGGGTTTGTTAGTTACCTCTTCAGACACCTACGCAAAAGCTTTCAAGCAACGGCTGAACCAGTTGGAGAGCAAGAGCTGAATGTGAATACTGCATTGCAGACTTCTATTGAAACTTGTCTGTTGGAGACTGTGAGAGGG ATTGTTGATGTCCGGCCACTGTTTGATATGATGGCAGTTACACTGGAGAAGCTTTCTCCGGTAAAAGCTGTTGCTAGGGCAGCCCTTGCCTCCCTCACTATTCTTGCTCATGTCATCTCACTGGCATCTGTATCATTCCGCTCTCAGCAG GTTTTCCCTGAGGCTCTTTTTGTTCAACTCTTGAAAGTGATGTTACATCCCGATGTCGAAATAAGCATTGGAGGACATCAGATATTCTGTGTTCTTCTAATTCCAAGTTTTGCTCATGCAAGAAGTGACTTTACTAACCACCCAAGAAGGTGGCATTCCAAAAGCATGTCTACATTTTCCTCAATTGCATTTCTGCTCGAAAAGCTTCGGTTGGAAATAAATGGAACCAAAATCAAGCATGGAGGTGAGAAAGGCGATCATCAGCAGCTCAATaaagttgaagaagaatggAAGGATGGGAGATCACACAAGAACTCTCCTAATATTCATTTAATTAGCTCCCTATTGGACAAGGCCGGTGGACCTACTAGCTTGACTGAGACT GAACAGTATTTTCTGCAATGCAACGAGGACCAAGTAGTGCAGTTGCTGTCTGCTTTATGGATACAAGTCAATCTCCCTGACAATCTACCAGCTAATATTGAAGCTATTGCACATTCATTCTGTTTAGCACTTATCTCATCACGACTTAAG AACTCCAACGATAACCTTGTTCTCAGATTCTTTCAGCTTCCCATGTCAATTAGAAAGATCTCCTTAGATGCCAATAATg TGTCCTTGTCACCCGCATACCAAAGATCCCTTTTTGTATCATCAACTGCCATGGTGATTTTTGCTGCGAAGCTATACCATGTAGCTGATGCCAACAATTTGCTTAACTTGCTATTCGAATCTGAT GTCGATCCATATCTTGGCATCAGTGATGACTTTCAAGTCTACGTAAAGCCTCAGCATGAAGTGAAAGATTATGGCTCTGCTTTCGATAATGAAGCAGCCTTATCATCTCTGACGGAGCTGCGGGATAAGGCTTATGAAGCTGACAAAAAATTGTTTTCCATACTGGTTGAGAGTTTATCTACCATTACCAAG TTTGAGCCTGAAGAAGTCGCAGAGCAGCTCTCAGAAGGATTTGTGCCCGATGAAGCTTTCATGTTTGGTTCGCAATTAATGCTCGACATGGATCATATCCAAAGGGCTGCACACTCCAAGGGATCACAATCGTTTGATGGGGTACGTAGTGTTTGA
- the LOC121792309 gene encoding protein GLUTELIN PRECURSOR ACCUMULATION 3-like translates to MKEGKINLMECLGEVARNNAMWVYPKMMGANPSERWGHSACYFNGLIYIFGGCRGGVHFSDVLVCNLATMSWNVLKTTGQGPGPRDSHSAVLVGHKMLVFGGSNGCRKVNDFHILDLLSREWARPECHGNPPCARESHTANVVGDEKMVIFGGSGEGEANYLNDLHVLDLNSMEWSSPEVKGSVPAPRDSHTAVAVGHRLFMFGGDSGYRSQGDVNVLDMNKVVWSKLDTHGASPGARAGHAAVSIGTKVYVLGGVGDKPCYNDIWVLDVITSSWVQLDISSPKSQGRFSHTATVTNLGIAIFGGCGEDERPLNELLVLQVDSQTCRAFGNTYKEEIKKISLTNKAESNLKKTIFVGDNEDSTSQQVEELELVPKQAFRLGSGRLHPKRRRTSNSKQPEDTLELKEHSISLSQQSSPSSQSDHEQATMQKNTGNSYSSPQVHMMFRQNASAPNCFQPPSNQASSRHAVSRTFPEIYPPLEHPNQVKPEHKNVICSDACRVECNAAESLSLGKTRNLMGAEVRGQVDGTFDSGYLMTATVNGKVFRGVLFAAGPDLVTHGATLSHHPQSFPHASNVPNHTVPIVAFPRHPVKVVGHVSEQAQLRRLSPQSIAKESRAKSELQGVVLTLASPGSDRSRI, encoded by the exons ATGAAAGAAGGCAAAATAAACTTGATGGAGTGTTTGGGTGAAGTTGCAAGAAATAATGCAATGTGGGTTTATCCAAAGATGATGGGTGCCAACCCTTCTGAAAGATGGGGACATTCAGCTTGCTACTTCAATGGCTTGATTTACATTTTTGGA GGATGTCGCGGTGGCGTGCATTTCAGCGACGTGCTGGTGTGCAATCTCGCAACGATGAGCTGGAACGTCCTCAAGACAACGGGCCAGGGGCCAGGGCCGAGGGACAGCCACAGCGCCGTGCTTGTGGGCCACAAGATGCTAGTGTTTGGAGGCTCTAATGGATGCAGGAAGGTGAATGACTTCCACATATTGGATCTGCTCTCGAGGGAGTGGGCCCGCCCCGAGTGCCACGGAAATCCGCCTTGTGCTCGGGAGAGCCACACGGCCAACGTTGTTGGTGATGAGAAGATGGTCATCTTTGGGGGAAGTGGAGAAGGCGAGGCTAATTATTTGAATGACTTGCATGTCTTGGACCTCAACAGTATGGAGTGGTCTTCTCCCGAAGTGAAGGGGAGTGTACCCGCCCCTCGTGACAGCCACACCGCGGTGGCTGTTGGCCACCGCCTCTTCATGTTTGGTGGTGACTCTGGTTATAGATCTCAAGGAGATGTTAATGTTTTAGACATGAATAAAGTGGTTTGGTCTAAG TTGGACACTCATGGAGCTTCACCCGGTGCTCGTGCAGGGCATGCTGCTGTAAGCATAGGCACCAAG GTGTATGTGCTCGGGGGAGTTGGTGATAAGCCATGCTACAACGATATATGGGTTCTTGATGTGATAACGTCTTCGTGGGTTCAACTGGATATCAGTTCACCGAAATCGCAAGGGCGATTCTCTCATACAGCCACTGTCACAAATTTGGGCATTGCCATATTTGGAGG GTGTGGGGAGGACGAACGCCCTTTAAATGAATTACTCGTTCTGCAGGTTGACTCGCAAACGTGCAGGGCTTTTGGAAACACGTATAAAGAAGAAATTAAGAAGATTTCACTCACCAACAAAGCTGAGAGTAATTTG AAGAAGACGATATTTGTAGGCGACAATGAAGATTCGACATCACAGCAAGTCGAGGAGCTTGAGCTCGTTCCAAAGCAGGCTTTTCGCTTGGGTTCTG GGAGGTTGCATCCCAAGAGGCGAAGAACTAGCAATTCAAAGCAACCTGAAGATACTCTGGAGCTCAAAGAACATTCTATTTCACTGTCACAGCAATCATCCCCGTCGTCCCAGTCTGATCACGAGCAGGCTACCATGCAGAAAAACACGGGCAACTCTTACTCTTCTCCCCAAGTTCACATGATGTTCAGGCAGAATGCGTCCGCTCCAAACTGTTTCCAGCCGCCTTCAAATCAGGCCAGCTCCAGGCACGCGGTTTCTAGAACTTTCCCGGAGATATATCCACCATTGGAGCATCCAAATCAAGTCAAACCGGAACATAAGAACGTGATCTGCAGTGATGCGTGTCGAGTAGAGTGCAATGCTGCAGAATCATTATCtctagggaaaacaagaaatctG ATGGGAGCAGAGGTACGAGGCCAGGTTGATGGGACGTTCGACTCAGGCTACCTCATGACTGCAACTGTGAACGGGAAAGTGTTTCGAGGGGTGTTATTTGCTGCA GGACCTGATCTTGTTACGCATGGCGCCACTCTCAGCCACCATCCTCAATCTTTCCCTCACGCTAGCAATGTACCAAACCATACCGTTCCCATAGTGGCGTTTCCAAGGCATCCGGTGAAGGTGGTTGGACACGTCTCGGAACAAGCTCAACTTAGAAGGCTGTCTCCACAGAGTATTGCGAAGGAGTCGAGGGCTAAAAGTGAGCTACAAGGTGTAGTCTTAACTCTAGCGAGTCCCGGGAGTGACCGCAGTAGGATTTAG